A genomic region of Streptosporangium lutulentum contains the following coding sequences:
- a CDS encoding ABC transporter ATP-binding protein → MESPAVEIIDLVKRYGRTTAIDGLSFSAARGAVTAILGPNGAGKTTTVEICEGFRRADGGAVNVLGLDPSRAELRARVGVMLQAGGVPPAMRCGEWLRLMSRFHADPLDPAALLDRLGLTEHVRTPYRRLSGGQQQRVSLAAAVIGRPELVFLDEPTAGLDPQARHACWELVDDLRGAGVSVVLTTHHMDEAEKLSDQIVIIDHGRVVAEGTPTSLTGAERQLRFRARPGLSLDELLAALPGGSAAKESPSGHYIIEGQVGPELLATVTTWCAAEGVTADDLSIERRTLEDVFLELTGRELR, encoded by the coding sequence ATGGAGTCCCCAGCCGTCGAGATCATCGATCTGGTCAAGAGATACGGCAGAACGACCGCGATCGACGGCCTGTCCTTCAGCGCCGCCCGCGGCGCCGTCACCGCGATCCTCGGTCCCAACGGCGCGGGCAAGACCACGACCGTCGAGATCTGCGAGGGGTTCCGGCGAGCCGACGGCGGCGCCGTGAACGTGCTCGGGCTCGACCCCTCCCGGGCCGAGCTCAGGGCGAGGGTCGGGGTGATGCTCCAGGCCGGAGGCGTACCCCCGGCGATGCGCTGCGGGGAGTGGTTGCGCCTGATGAGCCGTTTTCACGCCGATCCCCTGGACCCGGCGGCGCTGCTGGACCGCCTGGGGCTGACCGAGCACGTCCGCACGCCGTACCGGAGACTGTCGGGCGGCCAGCAGCAGCGCGTGTCGCTGGCCGCGGCCGTCATCGGCCGCCCCGAGCTGGTCTTCCTCGACGAGCCGACCGCGGGCCTGGACCCGCAGGCCAGGCACGCCTGCTGGGAGCTGGTGGACGACCTGCGCGGCGCCGGGGTCTCGGTGGTGCTCACCACCCACCACATGGACGAGGCGGAGAAGCTCTCCGACCAGATCGTGATCATCGATCACGGCAGGGTCGTGGCCGAGGGCACGCCCACCTCGCTGACCGGCGCCGAGCGGCAGCTGCGTTTCCGCGCCCGGCCGGGGCTCTCCCTGGACGAGCTGCTCGCCGCGCTGCCGGGCGGCAGCGCGGCCAAGGAGTCGCCGTCGGGGCACTACATCATCGAGGGCCAGGTCGGGCCCGAGCTCCTGGCGACCGTGACCACCTGGTGCGCCGCGGAGGGCGTCACCGCGGACGACCTGAGCATCGAGCGCCGCACCCTGGAAGACGTCTTCCTCGAACTGACCGGCCGTGAGCTCCGATGA
- a CDS encoding ABC transporter permease, with protein MTTLDLTPAPGAAPLSRMVAAQAGAEIRSMLRNGEQLLLTMIIPVLLLVGFSAAPLVDVGGGSRVGFTTPGVLALAVMSTAFTGQAIATGFERRYGVLKRLGATPLSRTGLMLAKTLAVIAVEVVQVVILSGVAIALGWRPEGSPLAALLLILLGTAAFSGLGLLMAGTLRAEATLAGANLVYLVLLGCGGVIFPLSKFPESVQPVLEALPISALTGGLRSVLTDGTGLPPASAAILAVWAVVSLFITARTFRWE; from the coding sequence ATGACGACCCTGGACCTCACCCCCGCCCCGGGCGCCGCGCCGCTGAGCCGGATGGTGGCGGCGCAGGCGGGCGCGGAGATCCGCTCCATGCTCCGCAACGGCGAGCAGCTCCTGCTCACCATGATCATTCCGGTGCTGCTGCTCGTCGGCTTCTCGGCCGCCCCGCTGGTGGACGTCGGCGGCGGCTCCCGGGTGGGCTTCACCACCCCCGGCGTGCTCGCGCTGGCCGTGATGTCCACCGCCTTCACCGGGCAGGCCATCGCGACCGGTTTCGAACGCCGGTACGGCGTGCTGAAACGGCTGGGCGCGACGCCGCTGTCGCGTACCGGGCTCATGCTGGCCAAGACGCTCGCGGTGATCGCCGTGGAGGTCGTCCAGGTGGTGATCCTCAGCGGGGTGGCGATCGCCCTGGGCTGGCGCCCGGAGGGTTCGCCCTTGGCCGCGCTCCTGCTGATCCTGCTGGGCACCGCCGCGTTCAGCGGGCTCGGCCTGCTGATGGCGGGCACCCTGCGCGCCGAGGCCACGCTCGCCGGGGCCAACCTCGTCTACCTGGTGCTGCTCGGCTGCGGCGGGGTCATCTTCCCGCTGTCGAAGTTCCCTGAGTCGGTGCAGCCGGTGCTGGAGGCGCTGCCGATCTCCGCGCTGACCGGCGGGCTCCGCTCGGTCCTGACCGACGGCACCGGGCTGCCGCCGGCCTCGGCGGCCATCCTCGCGGTCTGGGCCGTGGTCTCCCTGTTCATCACGGCGCGCACCTTCCGCTGGGAATGA
- a CDS encoding EamA family transporter: MTAQAPDGPAEPYEPGLPRSGALLRAAADAIPPSGLVLLAILSVQVGAGFAKDLFSQLPPSAVVFLRIAMGALIMGVVARPRLRGLTRADLGAGVAFGVTLGVMNLSFYEALARLPMGIAVAIEFLGPLGVAVAASRRRMDLLWVVLAGSGVVLLAPWGTATSRISWAGIGFALVAAVCWAGYILLSASVGRRFPGTTGLSFAMIVSFLLIAPVGITTGGADLLQPELLLIGLGVGLLSSVIPYSIELEALRRMPKRVFGILMSLEPAVAAIVGLLVLGEVLDVREWAAICCVVVASVGATRGSR; encoded by the coding sequence GTGACCGCTCAAGCCCCGGACGGGCCCGCAGAGCCGTACGAACCGGGGCTGCCCAGGTCCGGAGCGCTGCTGCGCGCCGCGGCCGACGCGATCCCGCCGTCCGGGCTCGTGCTGCTGGCCATCCTGTCCGTGCAGGTGGGCGCGGGATTCGCCAAGGACCTGTTCTCCCAGCTCCCGCCGAGCGCGGTGGTGTTCCTGCGGATCGCGATGGGCGCGCTGATCATGGGGGTGGTCGCCCGGCCGCGGCTGAGAGGGCTGACCCGGGCGGACCTCGGGGCGGGTGTGGCGTTCGGCGTGACGCTGGGCGTGATGAACCTGTCGTTCTACGAGGCCCTGGCGCGGCTGCCCATGGGCATCGCCGTGGCGATCGAGTTCCTCGGCCCGCTCGGCGTGGCGGTGGCCGCCTCGCGCCGCCGCATGGACCTGCTCTGGGTCGTGCTGGCCGGGTCGGGCGTGGTGCTGCTGGCCCCGTGGGGGACGGCGACCTCCCGGATCAGCTGGGCCGGGATCGGGTTCGCGCTGGTCGCGGCGGTCTGCTGGGCGGGCTACATCCTGCTGTCGGCCTCGGTGGGCCGGCGTTTCCCCGGCACGACCGGTCTCTCCTTCGCCATGATCGTGTCGTTCCTGCTGATCGCCCCGGTGGGGATCACCACGGGCGGGGCCGATCTGCTCCAGCCGGAGTTGCTGCTGATCGGGCTCGGGGTGGGCCTGCTGTCCTCGGTCATCCCCTACTCCATCGAGCTGGAGGCGCTGCGCAGGATGCCCAAGCGGGTGTTCGGCATCCTGATGAGCCTGGAGCCCGCGGTGGCCGCGATCGTCGGCCTGCTCGTGCTGGGCGAGGTGCTCGACGTGCGCGAGTGGGCCGCCATCTGCTGCGTGGTCGTCGCCAGCGTCGGCGCGACCCGCGGCAGCCGCTGA
- a CDS encoding GntR family transcriptional regulator produces MASSAEDRLDLPVVSERQSLREQVAHALRAALITGEMRPGTVYSAPVLAAQFGVSATPVREAMLDLAKEGLVEAVRNKGFRVTEMSDRDLDELTEIRRLIEVPTVARLADATRAESFDLLRPVAQEIVDAAERGDLLAYVDADLRFHVELLALAGNAHLVEVVRDLRKRARLYGLSALHQRGRLPESAREHLDLLELLAAGDASAAEHLMRDHIQHVRGIWAQPPQ; encoded by the coding sequence TCTTCGGCGGAAGACCGGCTCGACCTGCCGGTCGTGAGCGAGCGGCAGAGCCTGCGGGAGCAGGTGGCTCACGCGCTGCGGGCAGCACTGATCACCGGTGAGATGAGGCCGGGCACGGTCTACTCGGCGCCGGTGCTGGCCGCCCAGTTCGGGGTCTCGGCGACTCCGGTGCGCGAGGCGATGCTCGACCTGGCCAAGGAGGGCCTGGTCGAGGCGGTGCGCAACAAGGGCTTCCGGGTCACCGAGATGTCCGACCGCGATCTGGACGAGCTCACCGAGATCCGCAGGCTCATCGAGGTACCCACGGTGGCCAGGCTGGCCGACGCAACCCGCGCGGAGAGCTTCGACCTGCTCCGCCCGGTGGCTCAGGAGATCGTCGACGCGGCGGAGCGCGGCGACCTGCTCGCCTACGTGGACGCCGATCTCCGCTTCCACGTGGAACTCCTGGCGCTGGCGGGCAACGCCCATCTCGTGGAGGTGGTGCGCGACCTGCGCAAGCGGGCCCGCCTGTACGGCCTGTCCGCCCTCCACCAGCGGGGCCGTCTCCCCGAATCCGCCCGCGAGCACCTCGACCTGCTGGAACTGCTCGCCGCCGGCGACGCGAGCGCCGCCGAGCACCTGATGCGCGACCACATCCAGCACGTCCGGGGCATCTGGGCCCAGCCCCCGCAGTAG